The following coding sequences lie in one Crassostrea angulata isolate pt1a10 chromosome 10, ASM2561291v2, whole genome shotgun sequence genomic window:
- the LOC128166195 gene encoding protein NDNF-like, whose protein sequence is MPQLLDKARYITLLLLLTTLAANTSPAEDQFNFGDSDIVHFQDSNVLPEREEVLHYLLFNFTSRVFFPHTEKGRPLYLTVIPCASPIEWTLLHGGKALYNHTGGESHSLHYTTGTPGLYTITLKPLESDTYVKLYISDSFPLKTYPVLPDDDTVKIKKKSRKGFSVEWNKSPKETPFDNIIEYHIAVNRKRSFDTFCSLMSHLHGDKRPSRPDTFNFLEEEKRYQKFLREANPIKPAKKNAISYRKTNATVFNFNRARPGRKYFVNVYVYNKLTRLASAFQSLEVRTKPGKRKPPSVKRLKNGQIQVHQFTKPKELLTMEFRVSKPAKEALLGVQVCGQKVRFQIRTKKKKWFSRKIQNYKEFTLTDLPKDTYTIKIKGSKKGGGEVRFTLTTKKNKYKFPSLPKKTSVTSLNTTCENVTIAWVGETRRQTFCVYKTELSEAQSGLRPKIDQCSSEIDKASEKVFCKRFRNHRQQHALQETVTGLKTGRHYRIDVTVIRNKRSKMFLRYDSLYVKTEDTC, encoded by the exons ATGCCACAGTTGCTGGATAAGGCAAGATATATAACGCTGTTGCTACTGTTAACCACACTGGCAGCGAACACTTCACCGGCCGAGGACCAGTTTAACTTTGGAGACTCGGACATCGTTCACTTCCAGGATTCCAACGTACTTCCGGAAAGGGAGGAGGTTCTGCATTATCTTCTATTCAACTTCACTTCTCG AGTATTTTTTCCACACACAGAGAAAGGAAGGCCATTGTATTTGACTGTCATACCGTGCGCATCCCCGATCGAATGGACTTTGTTGCATGGAG GTAAGGCTCTGTACAATCACACCGGGGGAGAGTCTCACAGCTTACACTACACCACGGGGACCCCTGGGCTGTACACGATCACACTGAAGCCCCTGGAGAGCGACACCTACGTAAAACTGTACATCTCCGACAGCTTCCCGCTAAAAACCTATCCAGTTCTGCCAGATGACGATACagtcaaaataaagaaaaagagtCGGAAAGGATTCAGTGTCGAGTGGAACAAAAGTCCCAAAGAGACGCCGTTCGACAACATCATTGAGTACCATATTGCTGTGAACCGGAAGCGCTCTTTTGACACGTTTTGCTCACTTATGTCTCATCTTCACGGGGACAAACGTCCTTCCCGACCAgacacttttaattttttagaagaagaaaaaagataccAAAAGTTTTTAAGGGAAGCGAACCCGATCAAACCTGCCAAAAAGAACGCGATCAGTTACAGGAAAACGAATGCAACCGTGTTCAATTTTAACAGAGCCCGACCGGGGcggaaatattttgtaaatgtgtATGTGTATAATAAACTAACGCGCCTGGCCAGCGCTTTCCAAAGTTTGGAGGTAAGGACTAAACCTGGAAAAAGAAAGCCCCCTTCTGTGAAGAGGTTAAAGAACGGACAAATCCAAGTACATCAATTCACGAAGCCCAAGGAGCTGCTTACGATGGAGTTCAGGGTAAGCAAACCTGCCAAGGAAGCATTGCTTGGTGTTCAAGTGTGTGGCCAAAAGGTGCGGTTTCAAATAAGGACTAAAAAGAAGAAATGGTTCAGTAGAAAGATTCAAAACTATAAGGAGTTTACTCTCACAGATCTGCCAAAGGATACGTATACGATAAAAATCAAAGGTTCAAAGAAAGGAGGTGGTGAAGTACGATTCACATTAACTactaagaaaaataaatataagtttCCGAGTTTACCCAAGAAAACTTCGGTGACGTCACTCAATACGACGTGTGAAAATGTGACCATCGCCTGGGTGGGCGAGACACGACGTCAGACGTTTTGTGTGTATAAGACGGAACTCTCAGAGGCCCAGAGCGGCCTCCGACCAAAGATTGACCAGTGTTCTAGTGAAATTGACAAGGCTAGTGAAAAAGTGTTTTGCAAACGATTTAGAAATCACCGTCAGCAACACGCTTTGCAGGAGACGGTGACAGGACTTAAGACCGGGCGTCACTATAGAATTGACGTCACCGTCATCCGAAATAAACGTTCAAAAATGTTCTTACGATATGACAGTTTATATGTTAAAACGGAAGACACGTGCTGA